A part of Colius striatus isolate bColStr4 chromosome 13, bColStr4.1.hap1, whole genome shotgun sequence genomic DNA contains:
- the LPAR4 gene encoding lysophosphatidic acid receptor 4: MGNHSNNHTCLTDDSFKYNLYGAVYSVVFILGLITNCASLFVFCFRMKMRSETAIFMTNLAVSDLLFVFTLPFKIFYNFNRHWPFGDSLCKISGTAFLTNIYGSMLFLTCISVDRFLAIVYPFRSRTIRTRRNSAIVCAGVWILVLSGGISASLFSTTNISNTSTTCFEGFSKRIWKTYLSKITIFIEVVGFIIPLLLNLTCSSLVLRTLRKPATLSQIGTNKEKVLKMIIVHVAIFVVCFVPYNSILFLYALVRSQAIANCSLERFARTMYPITLCIATMNCCFDPFIYYFTSESFQKSFNIKTQIKMDSLFKTETPLTKTALPAPQDEISDQAITNGGDPTSESHF; this comes from the coding sequence ATGGGAAACCACAGCAACAACCATACCTGTTTGACAGATGATTCCTTCAAGTACAACTTGTATGGAGCCGTGTACAGCGTGGTCTTCATCCTGGGCTTGATTACTAACTGCGCCTccctctttgttttctgctttcgGATGAAAATGCGAAGCGAAACAGCCATTTTCATGACCAACCTGGCTGTTTCAGATCTGCTTTTCGTGTTCactttgccttttaaaatcttCTATAATTTCAACAGGCATTGGCCTTTTGGAGACAGCCTGTGCAAGATCTCTGGCACAGCATTTCTCACCAACATCTACGGGAGCATGCTGTTCCTCACCTGCATCAGCGTTGACCGTTTCCTTGCCATCGTCTATCCATTCCGATCTCGCACCATCAGGACCAGGAGGAATTCTGCCATAGTCTGTGCTGGTGTTTGGATACTGGTCCTCAGTGGTGGAATTTCAGCTTCCTTGTTCTCCACAACCAACATTTCCAACACCAGCACAACCTGTTTTGAGGGTTTCTCCAAACGTATCTGGAAAACCTACCTGTCCAAGATCACTATATTTATTGAAGTGGTGGGATTCATAATTCCTCTGCTACTCAACCTTACGTGCTCTTCTCTAGTTCTCAGGACTCTCAGGAAACCCGCCACCTTGTCTCAGATTGGGACAAACAAAGAGAAAGTGTTGAAAATGATCATTGTGCACGTGGCCATTTTCGTCGTGTGCTTCGTGCCTTACAATTCCATACTCTTCTTGTACGCTCTCGTCCGCTCCCAAGCCATAGCGAATTGCTCCTTGGAGAGGTTTGCAAGGACAATGTACCCAATCACGTTGTGCATCGCAACAATGAACTGCTGCTTTGACCCCTTCATCTATTACTTTACATCAGAATCCTTCCAGAAGTCTTTCAACATAAAAACCCAGATAAAAATGGATTCTCTTTTCAAGACTGAGACACCTCTAACAAAGACTGCGCTACCGGCACCACAGGATGAAATAAGTGACCAGGCTATCACAAATGGAGGAGACCCAACATCTGAATCACATTTCTAG